A window from Sinanaerobacter sp. ZZT-01 encodes these proteins:
- a CDS encoding M20/M25/M40 family metallo-hydrolase → MKLAEKIENNLMTYLSEITHTGTALEKNNENFFKKWFNSLSYLKENPEHCGFYDIKNDYLQRRIPWALLKGTGNQTIVMLHHTDTVDVEDYGKYKEYAYNPYELEKLFKTGEVELNESAKIDLESGEWLFGRGASDMKGGGCIHLSLFEEYTKKKDFKGNILLIGVPDEENLSAGMRSAVYLLKDMRDQYQLEYKLLLNVEPHDRIDENNMTLYDGSVGKIMPIFLARGKLAHVGQIYQGLNPVNLLSAIVRKTELNPIFIEKAGNTVTTPPAWLYFKDRKNTYDVSLPLTAGGYMSILSLTKSPKEILDQLKSISQEAFEELVSDMEYSYEKYKSIAGIEGVEHHWEPKVKYYGEIYNEIVEEKGEAFKVEIAKYQKQLENKIINGEISRVEGTYKLMEKTLEYYSDLSPIVVIAMAAPYYPSTNNSMLESASEVNELVGKLDQYAKKEFGNGIYVQNYFTGISDLSYAMFTVDKENIEYVQNNMLFWGGMYYIPLEIIKEQSMPVLNVGPWGKDLHKYTERVFKKDLFENIPKLTDYIINSLLG, encoded by the coding sequence TCCGGAGCATTGTGGTTTTTATGATATCAAGAATGATTATTTACAAAGAAGGATACCGTGGGCTTTATTAAAAGGAACAGGAAATCAAACGATCGTCATGTTGCATCATACAGATACGGTTGATGTTGAAGATTATGGGAAATATAAAGAATATGCTTATAACCCATACGAATTAGAAAAATTATTCAAAACCGGAGAAGTTGAATTGAATGAGAGTGCGAAAATAGATTTGGAATCCGGAGAATGGTTGTTTGGAAGAGGTGCATCCGATATGAAAGGGGGCGGTTGCATTCACCTGTCGCTCTTTGAAGAATACACAAAGAAGAAAGATTTCAAAGGCAATATCCTTTTGATCGGCGTACCGGATGAGGAAAATTTATCTGCTGGTATGAGATCTGCGGTCTATTTATTAAAAGATATGAGGGATCAGTATCAGTTGGAATACAAACTACTTTTAAATGTGGAGCCTCATGATCGAATTGATGAAAACAATATGACGCTATACGATGGTTCAGTAGGCAAGATTATGCCGATTTTCCTAGCTAGAGGTAAGCTTGCACATGTTGGACAAATTTATCAGGGACTAAATCCAGTCAACTTGTTGTCGGCAATTGTAAGAAAGACAGAATTAAATCCGATTTTTATTGAGAAAGCAGGCAATACGGTTACAACACCTCCGGCATGGCTTTACTTTAAAGATAGAAAAAACACATATGATGTTTCTTTACCACTTACGGCAGGCGGATATATGTCGATTCTATCACTTACGAAATCTCCAAAAGAAATTTTAGATCAGCTGAAGTCAATAAGTCAGGAAGCGTTTGAAGAATTGGTATCTGATATGGAATACAGCTATGAAAAATATAAAAGCATAGCTGGAATTGAAGGAGTGGAGCATCATTGGGAGCCAAAAGTAAAATATTATGGTGAAATTTATAATGAAATAGTAGAAGAAAAAGGGGAAGCATTTAAGGTTGAAATCGCAAAATACCAAAAACAACTAGAAAATAAAATAATCAATGGTGAAATATCAAGAGTAGAAGGCACTTATAAGTTAATGGAAAAGACATTAGAATATTATAGTGATTTGTCTCCAATTGTAGTAATTGCAATGGCAGCACCATATTATCCCAGCACGAATAATTCTATGTTAGAGAGTGCCTCAGAGGTGAATGAACTGGTAGGTAAGCTAGATCAATATGCGAAAAAAGAGTTTGGAAATGGTATTTATGTTCAAAACTATTTTACAGGTATATCCGATTTAAGTTACGCAATGTTTACAGTAGATAAAGAAAATATAGAATATGTCCAAAATAATATGCTCTTTTGGGGAGGGATGTATTACATTCCATTGGAAATCATAAAAGAGCAATCAATGCCAGTATTAAATGTAGGCCCTTGGGGTAAAGATTTGCATAAATATACGGAACGAGTATTTAAGAAAGATCTTTTTGAAAATATTCCTAAATTGACAGACTATATAATAAATAGTTTATTAGGGTAA